DNA sequence from the Pedobacter schmidteae genome:
TACCTCCTGGCTGTGGACCTACAATGCAGCTTTAGTGATTTCTTATCCTTTTGGATTGATTAGTCTGTTGATATTGTTGTTTTCAGCATCGAAATATGGGAAAGTAACCATAAAATATCTGTTACTCGCAGGATTTATCACATCAATCTTGGCTATTTTAATGTACAGATAATTACCCTCCGATATGCACTTTGTACTACACCTGTCGAGTAGACTAAATTGGGAACGCTATCGCTTACCTACAGAGGCTAAACATTCAACATAATAAGCGACGCTGCAATGCCGATCATGGCATTATGCCCTGCGCCACCTAAGGACAAGCGTATGGCCTTGGTTGCTTTTACAATATGGTCATTAACGGTAGAGGTAGAAACCCCAAGCAGCACACTGACTTCCTCATAGCTTTTGCCTTCAATTTTGCAAAGCTTAAAAATCTTTTTCCGTTGCGGGGGCAACTCATCTATGGCCTTCTGAAACAAGCCCTGATCTTCTTTAGATATATATAAATCCTCAACCGTACTGTAAAACTCCGACGCCGCATTCACCAGGTGCTCCATCAGTTTTTTATCCCGGCTTGCCCTTCTAAAAAAGTCCCTGACCATATTTTCAGATATCTTATACAAATAAGCCTGAAACGAAACTGCTACATTCAGGCCGTCGCGCTTCTCCCAAACTTTAAAAAATACCTCCTGAAGCAATTCCTTCGCCAGCTCATCATCCTTGGTCAGACGTTTCAGATTACTGTAAATCCTGGGGCCATAAATTTTGTAGAGTTCAGCAAACGCAGGCTCATCACCCTGCCTTAGCAGGCCGGACAGCTCCTGATTGGTAAATTCGCTGTAAGCAGCCATAAGAATAAATTCCCCCCTCCATTAAATTTAAGAAAAGTTTATTGCAAGTGTAGAAATTAATCGGTAATGCGTGGTAACAATTTATCAGATTTATTTTTTGCAGAGGCGAGATGCTGGCTTCGTATGCTTTATCAATGCTAACGTAATATTGGTTAAAGCTCATAATTTCTATACATAACACAAGAACCTACATAAAATTCCAATATTTTTCTAAATATCAGATAGTTACACAAAATAAATATTAGGTTTTGTGTGGTGATATGATTCAAGTAGGCTTAATTTTTCTGAAATCAAATGATATGACGAAAATAAAAGACAACC
Encoded proteins:
- a CDS encoding RNA polymerase sigma factor, whose translation is MAAYSEFTNQELSGLLRQGDEPAFAELYKIYGPRIYSNLKRLTKDDELAKELLQEVFFKVWEKRDGLNVAVSFQAYLYKISENMVRDFFRRASRDKKLMEHLVNAASEFYSTVEDLYISKEDQGLFQKAIDELPPQRKKIFKLCKIEGKSYEEVSVLLGVSTSTVNDHIVKATKAIRLSLGGAGHNAMIGIAASLIMLNV